GCGATTTCGGTCATTATTAGTGTGTACAATCGATTGGATTATTTAAAGAAGGCTTTGATTTCCATTCAGCATCAGTCTGTGTTGCCGTCAGAAGTCATCATAACAGACGACGGCTCGCAGGAACCGATTGTAGATGTGGTGCAGGAGCTGGTGCCTCAATTTGACTTTAGAATCAAACTGGTAATCCAGGAAGATCGCGGTTTTCGTCTGGCGCGTTGTAAGAATAATGGCATCCGTGTCGCCGAAAACGATTTTTTAGTGTTCTGGGATCAAGACGTGGTGGGGACGCGCAGATACCTGGAAACGTATTATGAAAACTGGAAGCCGGGGATGTTTGTGGTTTCTTATCCGGTACGGCTGAGCGAGGCGCAAACGCAACGACTGACAGAGGCGGATATTCGGCAGGGAGATTATTCACACATTCTAAACAAAGAGCAGTTAAAAAAAATCCGCAAACAATTTAAAAAGGATCGCTTTTATTTTTATTTGCGAAAATTTATTTTGCGTAACGATACGCGCCCCAAATTAAGGGGAGGGATTTTTGCCATTTCCAGAGCTGCTCTTTTAAAAGTGAACGGATTCGATGAAAGATACCAGGGCTGGGGCAACGAGGATGATGATCTTGGTCGCCGCCTGTACGCCAGCGGCGTGGTGGGCTTCAATCCCTTTTATGATCAATTTCCCCTGCACCTTTACCATCTGCCGTACCATACGAACGGGCAGCGTGTGAATCAGAAATACTATTTAAAACGGCAGCAGGAAATCAAGGCCGGGCATTACAGGGCGGAGTACGGACTGGACAAAACTTTTGGCGAAGATGACATTAAAGTTCTGGAATTTTAAAGATGGAAAAATTATCGGCAGTTATTATTACCTTTAATGAAGAGCGGAATATTGGGCGTTGTTTAAAATCGCTGGATTGGGTGGATGAAATTGTGGTGGTGGATTCCGGTTCAAGCGACCGGACGGTGGAGATTTGTGAGACCCATGGCGCAAAAGTTGTAAAAAGTGAATGGCTTGGTTTTGGCAAAACCAAACATTTTGCCGTGGAACAGGCCGCCAACAATTGGATTTTGTCCATCGATGCGGACGAGGAAGTAACGCCGCAACTTAAGCAAAAGATTCAATCCATTCTCAAAAATCCCGATGCCACGGTTGCCTATCGCATCAAACGTCAGGCGTTTTATCTGGGACGTCCGGTTAAACATGCCGGTTGGCAAAAGGATTATCCGCTGCGCCTTTTTAATCGGCAAAACGGAAATTTTAACGACCGCGAGGTGCATGAATCCGTTGAATTTAACGGCCAGGTGCAATATATTCAGGAGCCTTTGTTGCATTACACCTATCCGACCATTTCTTCTCACATTCAAAAGATGGATCGCTACACTAATTTGACCGTGGGGGAGCATGCTCAAAAGGCGACGATTTTAGGGAGTGTGGCCCGCGCTTTTTTCAAATTCCTTAAAATGTATTTTCTTAAAGGAGGTTTTTTAGACGGCCGGATCGGATTTGTTCTCTGTTTTAATTCGGCTTTTGGCATTTATTTAAAGTACATTAAACTATGGGAAAAAAGACTAAAATAAACGTTTTACATCTGGAAACAGCGTTAGAGTGGCGCGGCGGACAGCAGCAAATCGCCTATCTGGTGCATGGATTGTTGAGGGCCGGCATTAATACGGCGCTTGTCGCTCCTCCTACGGCAAAGGTAACCGACTATTTCCGTAAGAACGCGCTGCCATTTTTAGAGGTGAAAGTGCGTCATGGCTGGGATTTACAGGCTGCGCGTAAAATCGCTCGCTTTATTGGCGAAAACAGGGTTAATATTTTACACGCCCATTCTTCTCACGCCCTTTCGCTGGGGCTGCTTATAAAACTTTTACGGCCTTCCGTCAAATTGATTGCCTCTCGGAGGGTGGATTTCTCCGTAAAAAAACCGCTGATTGGGGCATTGAAGTACAATAATCGTCTGATCGATCGAATCGTTTGTATTTCTGAAAACATCGCTAATGTGTTAACGGCCGATGGCGTGAATCCCGCGAAATTATCCGTGATTTACAGCGGCATCGATCCAGATCGTTTTAAAGCTCAACCGGCCGAAGATTTAAGAAAAGAGCTTGGTATTCCGCGCGAACATTTAGTCGTCGGTACGGTTGCGGCGCTGGTGGGGCACAAGGATTATCCGACTTTATTACGGGCGGCTGCTCTGGTTGTCAAACGCTATCCGCGTGTCAGTTTTTGCGCCGTGGGAGAGGGCGCCGACCGTCCGCAGTTAGAAGGGTTGCAGCGGCGGCTGGGGCTTGGCGATCGTTTCCGCTTTGTTGGCTTTCGGTCGGATCTGGATCGTTTTTACGCATTGTTTGATGTGTTTGCGCTTTCTTCGTACAAAGAAGGGTTAGGTACGTCCGTGCTGGATGCTCTGGCCTGCGGTCTGCCGGTGGTGGCCAGCAGGGCAGGGGGTATCGGGGAGATGATCGAAGACGAAAAGAACGGGCTGCTGGTTCCACCGCGCGATGACCAGGCTCTGGCCGACGCATTACTGCGCCTGTTGCAGGATGAAGCTTTGCGTAAACGTCTGGCGCGCAATGCCCGCCCTTCTGTTGAAAAATTTTCTTTTAATCGTATGGTTGATAATCATATCCGGTTGTACGAACAATTGCTGACGGGCGGCGGTTTTTAGAAAACATCCTAGCTAAAGTTCCAAAGCAGCAAAGCAGCAAAGCCGCAACCAAAAAACCTTAAAACGGAAAAGCCT
This sequence is a window from Caldithrix abyssi DSM 13497. Protein-coding genes within it:
- a CDS encoding glycosyltransferase codes for the protein MGKKTKINVLHLETALEWRGGQQQIAYLVHGLLRAGINTALVAPPTAKVTDYFRKNALPFLEVKVRHGWDLQAARKIARFIGENRVNILHAHSSHALSLGLLIKLLRPSVKLIASRRVDFSVKKPLIGALKYNNRLIDRIVCISENIANVLTADGVNPAKLSVIYSGIDPDRFKAQPAEDLRKELGIPREHLVVGTVAALVGHKDYPTLLRAAALVVKRYPRVSFCAVGEGADRPQLEGLQRRLGLGDRFRFVGFRSDLDRFYALFDVFALSSYKEGLGTSVLDALACGLPVVASRAGGIGEMIEDEKNGLLVPPRDDQALADALLRLLQDEALRKRLARNARPSVEKFSFNRMVDNHIRLYEQLLTGGGF
- a CDS encoding glycosyltransferase, with the protein product MQAISVIISVYNRLDYLKKALISIQHQSVLPSEVIITDDGSQEPIVDVVQELVPQFDFRIKLVIQEDRGFRLARCKNNGIRVAENDFLVFWDQDVVGTRRYLETYYENWKPGMFVVSYPVRLSEAQTQRLTEADIRQGDYSHILNKEQLKKIRKQFKKDRFYFYLRKFILRNDTRPKLRGGIFAISRAALLKVNGFDERYQGWGNEDDDLGRRLYASGVVGFNPFYDQFPLHLYHLPYHTNGQRVNQKYYLKRQQEIKAGHYRAEYGLDKTFGEDDIKVLEF
- a CDS encoding glycosyltransferase family 2 protein — translated: MEKLSAVIITFNEERNIGRCLKSLDWVDEIVVVDSGSSDRTVEICETHGAKVVKSEWLGFGKTKHFAVEQAANNWILSIDADEEVTPQLKQKIQSILKNPDATVAYRIKRQAFYLGRPVKHAGWQKDYPLRLFNRQNGNFNDREVHESVEFNGQVQYIQEPLLHYTYPTISSHIQKMDRYTNLTVGEHAQKATILGSVARAFFKFLKMYFLKGGFLDGRIGFVLCFNSAFGIYLKYIKLWEKRLK